Proteins from a single region of Argiope bruennichi chromosome 6, qqArgBrue1.1, whole genome shotgun sequence:
- the LOC129971398 gene encoding alpha-(1,3)-fucosyltransferase C-like, protein MDKFPILKRLCKRLYLLSTIIVAAIIFTLYLKSENYLHINDVYIQHDNAIPTIDPYLYKARNRISEASANSNTSLEIKERHQINTSKNVFPNTSEMTLLIVNSSITNSSYYHETNHNNTKYIRSSIDLNNSTYLPSRDINGTHTTSPMAKPVPETCQKFSMKGAKLILLWTPFFGGWDYFPQGNFQFCSHCRNCRITTDRSELRKSDGIIFHARDILLFDLPPVRYPHQRWIFYSLESPPYSDYPGLEHMRNMFNWTMTYRTDSDIVSRYGAIVRNTQPKQIDLQSLQKYFEKKSRSVVWMTSHCPTYGGRDEYVAKLRKYIEVDVYGTCGTSVCPPGDTEKCLQEYADKYKFFLAFENTICKDYITEKLFRNLNYDIIPVVFGGADYDKFVPPNSYIDALSFQSPKHLALFLSGVGNDFELYSNYFKWRENYSIGIINRKECDLCTNLHRKDLKPSSYSDLRKWWVTDSQCRAWKPK, encoded by the exons ATGGACAAATTTCCGATATTGAAGCGCCTTTGTAAACGCCTGTATCTCCTAAGTACCATAATTGTAGCAGCCATAATATTCACTCTGTATCtcaaaagtgaaaattatttgcatataaatgacGTCTACATACAACATGATAATGCAATCCCAACAATCGATCCATATCTTTACAAAGCGAGAAATCGCATCTCTGAAGCATCTGCTAACTCAAACACATCACTGGAAATCAAGGAAAGACATCAGATTAAtacatcaaaaaatgtttttccaaataCAAGCGAAATGACTCTATTGATTGTTAACAGCTCCATTACAAATTCTTCATATTATCATGAAACAAATCATAATAACACCAAGTACATTCGTTCGAGCATCGATTTAAATAATTCCACTTACCTTCCATCCAGAGATATTAATGGAACTCATACCACATCGCCAATGGCAAAACCGGTTCCAGAAACCTGCCAAAAGTTCTCTATGAAGGGCGCCAAACTAATTCTCCTTTGGACTCCATTTTTTGGTGGATGGGACTACTTTCCACAAggaaattttcagttttgttcTCATTGCCGCAACTGTCGAATTACCACCGACAGATCCGAGCTTCGAAAAAGTGATGGTATAATATTCCATGCAAGAGATATATTGCTGTTTGATTTACCGCCTGTTCGATATCCTCACCAAAGGTGGATCTTCTATAGCTTAGAATCTCCACCTTATTCAGATTACCCTGGATTGGAACACATGAGGAATATGTTTAATTGGACCATGACCTACAGAACAGATTCCGATATTGTTAGTCGATATGGTGCAATAGTAAGG aatactCAACCGAAACAAATTGATCTTCAAtccttacaaaaatatttcgaaaaaaaatctagATCCGTGGTCTGGATGACAAGTCATTGTCCAACTTATGGAGGCCGAGACGAATATGTAGCAAAATTGCGTAAATACATAGAAGTTGATGTATACGGCACCTGCGGCACTTCCGTTTGTCCACCTGGAGACACCGAAAAATGCCTACAAGAGTATGCcgacaaatataaatttttcttagctTTCGAAAATACCATCTGCAAAGATTACATTACAGAGAAATTATTCCGGAATCTGAATTACGATATCATTCCAGTGGTGTTCGGTGGCGCTGATTATGATAAGTTTGTGCCGCCAAATTCTTATATTGATGCCTTAAGCTTCCAGTCTCCTAAGCACTTGGCGCTTTTCCTATCTGGAGTTGGCAATGATTTTGAGTTATATAGTAACTATTTCAAATGGAGAGAGAATTATTCCATTGGCATCATTAATAGAAAAGAATGCGATTTATGTACTAATTTACACAGGAAAGATCTCAAACCATCTTCATATAGTGACTTGAGAAAATGGTGGGTTACAGATTCTCAATGCCGTGCTTGGAAGCCAAAATAA
- the LOC129971364 gene encoding alpha-(1,3)-fucosyltransferase C-like: MDKVPILRRLPRRMVVCLHFTCAILGAGALFTLYLESETTITSTVPNVLTTEKVASESSRNPRFSSSKQDAKIVPPGWSWTSSYIIPSTNGTKNSDSLTSKNSSVPLASRHYTAFHDKTKYIYVNSASTTSTYRPARLTYGVVKKRPTPTPIPDTCQSSSMTDVKLILLWTPFFGFWGYFPQEGFQQCSRCRNCQVTTDRSKLEESDAVIFHARDMSLSDLPPVRYPHQRWIYYCLESPPYSDFPGLLHMRNMFNWTMTYRSDSDIVVQYGMVVKTHPRKIDMQTLLWSFRNKSKSVVWMSSHCPTDGGRDSYVKELRKYIDVDVYGTCGTLICPPESTGKCLQEFSDKYKFFLAFENTICKDYITEKFFRTLKYNIIPVLFGGAKYDKFAPPASYIDALSFKSPKHLAFFLSGVGKDFKLYSSYFRWKKNYSVVLSSQKECDLCALLHRTDLKPSSYYDIRKWWVGESNCRTWKPKR; this comes from the exons ATGGACAAAGTTCCGATCTTGAGGCGTCTTCCTAGGCGCATGGTTGTGTGCCTGCACTTTACGTGTGCAATTCTTGGAGCTGGCGCATTGTTCACTCTTTACTTAGAAAGTGAGACTACAATCACTTCAACCGTCCCAAATGTCTTGACGACTGAAAAAGTGGCCTCTGAATCATCGAGAAACCCCCGATTTTCATCCTCAAAACAAGATGCAAAAATTGTGCCTCCAGGCTGGTCCTGGACATCGAGTTATATCATTCCATCAACAAATGGAACGAAGAATTCTGATTCTCTTACGAGCAAAAATAGTTCAGTTCCACTTGCTTCTCGCCATTACACAGCATTCCatgataaaactaaatatatttatgtgaatTCTGCTTCAACCACTTCTACTTACCGTCCAGCAAGGCTCACATATGGTGTCGTTAAAAAAAGACCCACCCCAACGCCAATCCCTGACACCTGTCAGTCTTCTAGTATGACAGATGTTAAACTTATCCTCCTCTGGACACCTTTCTTTGGCTTTTGGGGTTACTTTCCTCAAGAGGGCTTTCAACAGTGCAGCCGTTGCCGAAATTGTCAGGTTACTACTGACAGGTCCAAACTCGAAGAAAGCGATGCAGTGATATTCCATGCCAGAGACATGTCGCTTTCTGATTTGCCACCAGTTAGATATCCTCATCAGCGCTGGATATACTATTGTTTAGAATCTCCTCCTTATTCAGATTTTCCTGGACTGCTACATATGAGAAATATGTTCAATTGGACTATGACATACAGATCAGATTCTGATATTGTTGTACAGTATGGAATGGTTGTGAAA actcaCCCAAGGAAAATCGACATGCAGACCTTACTGTGGTCATTCAGAAACAAATCTAAATCTGTCGTGTGGATGAGTAGCCACTGTCCTACAGATGGTGGCCGCGATTCTTATGTAAAAGAACTGCGCAAGTACATTGACGTGGATGTTTACGGAACATGTGGTACTTTGATTTGTCCACCCGAATCCACAGGGAAATGCTTGCAAGAGTTCTCCGACAAGTACAAGTTCTTCTTGGCTTTTGAGAACACCATCTGCAAAGATTACATAACAGAAAAATTCTTTAGAACTTTGAAATACAACATCATACCTGTTCTGTTTGGCGGCGCCAAGTACGACAAGTTCGCGCCACCGGCTTCGTACATAGATGCCTTAAGCTTTAAATCTCCTAAACATTTGGCATTCTTCTTGTCTGGTGTTGGCAAAGATTTTAAGCTCTACAGCAGTTATTTCCGATGGAAAAAGAACTATTCTGTGGTACTTAGCAGTCAAAAAGAATGTGATTTATGTGCATTATTGCACAGAACTGACTTGAAACCATCTTCTTATTACGATATAAGAAAATGGTGGGTTGGCGAGTCCAACTGTCGAACATGGAAACCAAAACGATGA